In the Ctenopharyngodon idella isolate HZGC_01 chromosome 21, HZGC01, whole genome shotgun sequence genome, tttttgattgattgattgattgattaaggTTGGATACAAGGTTTAGTTTGTTTATCTGATTTAAAGACAATGGTATACTTCCTTATTGGGAAAGGGAgggaaatatataaatgtatttctgaataaaaaacaaGTAGTTTAGTATCAGTTCAATTACAAATTAAACACCCAAACTGAGAGTAGGAAGGTTATAATACTGTAAGCTAAACCAAAAGGTTGAgtaatcaaaataaaagaagCTTTATATATAAAGACAGAGAATTTTCCCTGTCATACTTGAATGCATCATTGTCTATGTTGAgtattgtttattaaatatctgTTCAATCTTTTTCCCACTAAATCAGGTTAATCAGGTTCAGGTTAATTCCAGTTCATCTCAATGGTAAAAAGTGTCccccctgaattcaccctatttattatctgacacacccacttcagtctctctctactaatgagctgatgagttgaatcaggtgtgttagatgGAGCTGATACCCTAACTTTAACTGAATACAAAACTTTATAGATGGACTTTGAGATTCATTcctaagtaaaaataaaaatggcattttcttTTGCTGAGGAGGATTTCTCTTGTCCAGTCTGCTGTGACATTTTTGTAAATCCTGTTCTTCTGTCATGTAGCCACAGTGTTTGTTCAGCCTGCATTCAGAGGTTTTGGAACAATAAAAGATTTAAAGAATGTCCGGTTTGCCGAAAAACATCTTCAAATGATCGTCCTCCGTTAAATTTGGCTTTGAGGAACCTGTGTGAGAGTTTTCAACAGGAGAGAAGTCAGAGATCTTCATCTGAAGATGAAATGGTCTGCAGCTTTCACAAAGAGAAGCTCAAGCTcttctgtctggatgatcaacAGCCCGTGTGTTTGGTGTGTCGAGACTCCAGAAAACACTCCAACCACAGATTCTGTCCTGTAGATGAAGCTGCGATGGACAATAAGGTCAGAtaatgttcaaaacattttattaaatcatcaaatattaataattattgacattttcacaatacagatttttttttatttgagactAAAGATCATATAGGCCTAAGATCAGATAAACCAAAGAGCAatttagaaacaaaactgaatttGTTAAATTTGTTGCAAAGTTGCAgtcttgccttccagtggctttggataAACCTCTCCCGACCGGCAAAGAACCGATTGCCCTAAACTCAGTGGTTTTCTTCCCTCGCTGCGCCTGCGCGAAAACAGAAGTCAAACCATTTCGTCTTTAATGCAGCAAGAAAGAAAACGAAAAGGAGATCTTTAAGTTCTGTAGCTATCAAACTAGCTCTAATTTCGCAAACTGTTGCTTTCCTCCAGTTCGTGCTGCAAAATAGATAAACCATATTACCCATGTCTTCCAAGCCACCTGCGTCTACACAGGCGCctcttttattaatttacttgatcatttatttgtttcactttattttatcaCTGGAAATgtgaactgtttttttgtttgtttgtttgtttgtttgtttgttttaaaccaCGAAGGCGAGCAagtggatatcacacaagcaatGTGCAAACTTTTAGTTAGACCTAATAAGTCTCAAACCtacagagccccgcacatgacatgcaagaaaaaaaataaatcgtgcgcacaattttttttaaaaaaattttatttctttttttttccctgcatgtcatgtctgggGCTCCGTACAAACCCCAGTCATTTGTTCACTATACAGAAAGTGAaaagtaaaaactgaaaagCTTTCGGCGCATAAATCCTTCAATGCTGGTAACGGTAtaatgtgtggatcagatagcCTACCCTcggttttcataaaaaatatcttaatttgtgttccgaagacaaacgaaggtcttacgggtttgggacggcATGAGGGACGATCTTGGGAAGACCTTCGTTCACGttcaggacacaaattaagatattgttgatgaaatccgatggctcagtgaggcctctattgccagcaatgccacaacttctcaagatccataaaggtacacaaaacagttcatgtgactacagtggttctaccttaatattataaagcaacgagaatactttgtgcaccaaaaataacaaataacgtcttttcaacaatatatagtgatgggcaattttaaaacactgcttcgaatcttttgtttcgactcagtggttcggagcgccaaagtcatgtgatttcagcagcttgacacgcgatccaaatcactgattcgaaacaaaagatttgtaaagcttcatgaagcagtgttttgaaatcagccatcactagatattgttgaagtcattttgtgcgccaaaaaaaaaaaaaatcttgttttttttttttctaacattaaggttgaaccactgaattcccatgaactgatttaaatgtttttagtacctttatggattttgtttggtggctttgctctcaatgcaggcctcactgagccatcggatttcatcaacaatatcttaatttgtgttctgaagatgaacgaaggtcttacgggtgtagaatgacattattttcatttttgggtgaactaaccctttaaatctgctCGTACAGTGAGAGTTGGTAACCTTGCTGAAAGCTCACAGAAATCACACAGTGTATGCCCAGCTTTACACTAAATTATCTAATGTTTGCTTTTAATACTTCAGTTTAGTGCGTCATCAGATAAAattgtaaaagtgttttgagttATGGTGCATCTGTCAGCACAAATCCACTCCCTCCACTGTCTGCACTATAAGTAAAAGAGGCaaaaactcaaaaataaaaacaaattcaacaCTCGTTTTGTTCTCTTTCAGGAGATACTCAAAGCTTCACTGAATCACTTACAGGAGGAACTGAGAATATCTGTGAATCTTGAACAGAATCTGTGTAAAACTGCTGAAGATATTAAGGTTtgaaataatgtgtttaatgcAATTCTGGAAGTGTAGATACTGATGATCTAGATTGGCtaatattgttgtcttttatttcagtttcacgCTCAACTCACAGAGATGCTGATTAAAGAGGAGTTTGAGGAACTTCATGAGATTTTACGCAATGAAGAAGCGGCCAGAATAACAGCGCTGAGAGAGGAAGAAGAGCAGAGGAATCAGATAATGGAGGAGAAGATGAAGGAGGCGACCAAACAGATTTCATCTCTCACAAGCATAATCGAAGACATAGAGGAGCAGATGAAGGCTGAAGATGTTTCATTCCTGCAGGTGTCAATGAATCTTCATTATTCTCCAGTTATATGAATGTCGATTTCAGAGATTTAAGCCAAACTAAGTTTTGCTGAATAATTAACAtcatgttgttttttctttacagAACTTTAAGGCCACATTGCAAAGGTTTGTGTGTCATGTCTGTTTCTCTCTGTCCTTCTGAACTCAAGCTATCATCATCATTTCTGACTCTTGAATGTTGTTTCAGAGCCCAGTATAGCCTTCCAGATCCAGACCCCAGTCCAAATGTGACGATCACTTTCACAGATCACCTGACCAACCTGAAGCTCAATGTCTTACAGAAGATGCAGGACAATGTTGGTAAAAGTGAGTATGACAGAATGCAACAATGTTTTCAGTATTATTTGTCTTGATGTATGTGTATCTGTTCTGTCTCTTCAGCTTCGGCCTTCAGCATCAATCGTTCTCATTTCCTAATTGATGAAGTCAAATATAATGAAGACAAGCATTTTCAGAGTGCTGGAGGAAATATGTTTGGAGGCCAACAGTCCAAAAAAGGACAACCGCAAGAAGTAAAACCAATGAAACACCGGTCCGAGTTCTCCTTTAAAGACTCACAGCATGAAGAAGGAAAAGAAGGGAGAACCCAGTCCAAACTGAGGAAAGAAGAGAGGACCCGGTCTAAGTTGAGAAAAGATGGGAGAACCCGGTCCAAGTACTCCTTAAAACACACACTGTAACTTGTTTGGGGTGGGTGTGTGGGTTACCTTGGAGGGGCACACCTTGGCACCGGCGCTGTGAATCTTCTCGCCACCTCTCATAAGAGAAACAAGCAAGCAGAACTTAAATGATGAGATCCAGTTGTCagaaaataaaagaacaaatgaacatgaaaagtgaaAAATCTGTTAATGTCATCAAATCAATGCTACACTAATGTTGGTTCAGTAGGAAAGAGAAACAGGTAGCCGATATAGacataaaaaaatgctaaaataaatattttgacaaAGAGAAATTATTAAATCTTATGTCTTTTTTGCATTTGAAGCTGTAAAGCATTTTCAACAAACTCGCATAGAAGTATATTTAAGGTaggcttttttttctcatttacatGTATGGatgtatttaataaaacaaaatttataacAGAAGGGTGAATTTAaatgacacacaaaaaaaataggACATCTTGTTGGGGTTATAGGAGGAATTGTCTCCATTTTTACTGACAACAGCTATATGTATATCACACCAAAATTTAGAAGTAACCTCACAGTAAAAGAACAGGTGATCAAGTGTGTCAGGAAAAGATAACAAAAGCCTCAATTAAATCGCTTCTGTATAAAGTCACTAACTGGGTAAGTCTTAAACATACTTTCCCagaaaataacactgataatCACTAGTGATAATGTGTTTAAGGTCTTTGTAAATAAGTTTATCATACTTGCTGTCTAAGAGGTGTAAATGACTTATTTTTAAAGAGGGAAGAGAATAAACTACAGGTCTAGATAAAGGATCTGCTTTGGGTTATTCTTAACAATCCAGTTTAAAAAGATGGTTCTTTACACATAGTAACAGTTCTACTTCAAACCGTATCGTCTTGAAGAGCCCTTTATATCAAaaactatagaataacacaagacgcgtcactcctattgttttgaatgggagaatgtGCAACGCGCAaaatggcggaataagtcccgccttctaaataagagccaatcgccgattgataaagtcatcgcgtcactgcagcggccgttagaagctccggtttctatagaaacagtcagacgcgcgcctcagAAATAAGGCaaaagagacgcgcatttaggaatgggcatgcgcattagcttgatccagcctgaaaaataccgtttttttgtcatgattcgagcgtttaaaaaacaaaatttatgagataTTATTTcactggtgatttcaaatatgaaatttaatcgaaagcttggcaaacaacttaggagaatttgatgtttccccattcaaagagataggagctgcacttggatgcccgagaggcgtttcaaagatggccgccgagtgaaatgacttgtcttaaagggactttgtttaTATGCTGAAATGGTTCTTCTTTTTTGccgcctttttgtttttcaaatctgtaaCTGTCAAAGCCACCTCATTACTGGttttctggagctcagccatcagtatattaaaataatttgtgtgAGATGGTATAAAAAGGGAGGGGAAATATGTCATTCTGATATACACTTCACCAGTCGGTGGCAGTAATACCAGTTTGTTGTTTGTTAACCACCAATAAAATCGCAAAAGAAGGAGGAAACGATTATTACTGAACTGAAAGTGAAACTTATGTACTTAGAAAAATGGCGTCACAATCTTTTGCTGAGGAGGATTTATCTTGTCCGGTGTGCTGTGATATTTATATAAATCCTGTTCTTCTGCCATGTAGCCACAGTGTTTGTTCAGCCTGCATTCAGAAGGTTTGggaaaataaaacatcaaaagaaTGTCCGGTTTGCCGAAGCTTATCTTCAAATGATCGTCCTCCGTTAAATCTGGCTTTGAGGAACCTGTGTGAGAGTTTTCAACAGGACAGAAGTCAGAGATCTTCATCTGAAGATGAAATGGTCTGCAGCTTTCACAAAGAGAAGCTCCTGCTcttctgtctggatgatcaacAGCCCGTATGTTTGGTGTGTCGAGACTCCAGAAAACACTCCAACCACAGATTCTGTCCTGTAGATGAAGCTGCGATGGACAATAAGGTCAGAtaatgttcaaaacattttatttaatcatcaaatatataattattgacAGACATTTTCACAAACCAATAAGCCCTACTGGGATGGGTTTATTCACATGAACAATGCAGACATGTTTTTTGTTAAATGATTGAGAGCAatttagaaacaaaactgaatttGCTTAATTTTTCTTTGCgtctttaattaataattttattctgaCTTCAAGCCAAAATCAGATTGTAAAAGTTGTAATCCTGTTAATTTTAtgctaataaataaaatgtttaaaattctAATTGTATCggtgaaataaaatttaagtATATTCAGAATAAATCAAATTTACAGTACAACACTACCATACAATACTACAGTACACTGATTTTTGAGTtaagggacaaaacatgttttagaagttagtttttattatttaatattacaatattttaaaactgaTATATTTGTAGACAAAGGTCTCGGCTGATGAACCATGTAAGGGAACaggtttttctgaaaatgtttttttttcttcttcttctttttcatttttcaaaattaacaaaaacctTCACCTGACAGTGTtaaatactgacggtgttgacaaaggTCCAGCTAGGGCCAAATATGTAAAGAGAATCATGAAACAACATTAGAAGAATTTCCCATAtgcaaaaaacatattaaatcatatatataGACTTTTTGAGAGCACTTGCCAATCATCAGACATAAAacctgacggagttgacaaaactGAATATTTTCCACCCTAACCACATGTTGTACAGtggagctttttttttctttctcagttgTAGCGGCCTTAATaaacatatcaaaaatgtcAAGATTTATTCtacaaatatttacagaaactaTTACACTGGGATGATGGAGTTGACATGTTAAAGCTGTGACCGCAGAGACTTCAACAttgtttgtataaaatatatattaaaaaaaagtgtcctACTGTGAGATCCACAATGAGCAGGAAATAGAAAAGGGGTCCTCGGAGTTGAAGATTACCATGACATTGCCTGATTTATTATTCAGAATTATAAAAAATCCAACGGAGTTGATGCAAAGTGAGGACACAACTTTGATAGgcttttttaatggaaaatataattcaaGGCTTACTTTTATTGTTTGATATATTACAGATCTCTGCctatcaatttaaatgtatatttttgaatttgttgCGTTTTTAAACACTTTGTTTGGCAATTTTACATTGTGACCTCATGCTGAGGACAGGCTAAATTACATGTTGCCTATTTTATTTAAGTATAGAgcatgtattaaaataatactaacaaaattatttaaaaataaaagcaatgaatGTCCTGAGTATCCAGTGGAGTATCCATTTCCTTTAGATGTaactttttaagtatttttattttggtgaatttatttatttatttattttttacgtaAAGATGTAACATTAAGGAAGATGACACAGCAGAATAAATTcaaacataatatttattaaccAAAATAACAATCAAAAAGTCAGTATCAATAGAGTCAATCAGTATCAATTGCATGTGAATGGATGCACCAAATGAAATGTTGTCAGTGCAAGTGAATtgatgtaaaacaaaacacaaatagcACAACATTAGAGCGCGGTCCTGGCAAGCTGCCCCCAAGCAAGACCTGAGCAGCCGTCCCGACGAACTCTTGCTCCATGTTTAAATCAGATCTGTGACTAGCAACAGATAGCTCAATTCACAAGACCTGcaataaaggggaaaaaaaacaaaaacgccCAAACCAACACAACTCAACCCTAACGGTGTGCAGaacatgttttgtcccttaTCTCAAGAATCCGTGAGTACCTTTCATAAATTCATTCACAGACTCATTTATTGATACATTGTGTAAGTACAATGGCACTTGAAAGAGTATTTATATAggctaattatttttattgcctTTGTTTTCCATAGCATAAACTGATTTAGCCTATTATATATGAAACAATTGAAAAATGGCTGGGTCATCTGGGACACAAAGGCATCTTTTCCACCTTTTGACCTCAAGATGTTGTTAGTGTACACAGTGTTGAAAAGCTTTGAGTAATGAACCATTTTACAATACAGTTGATGGGAAAGCCACAGTGCTTCACAAAACTTCTTTTCACCATCACTAAAATAAATGTGTCTGGTTTTAAGATAATGCCTTGATCCTGGCCTGTGTTCCCCTGGTCTtgtgttgattttatttaatttcctgTTCTGCACCATGTTTTGTAGTCCTTTGCAGTTCTTGTTGTATttccaggtgtgtcttgtttgcCTGTTACCgcttgtgtatttaaaccccaATGTTTCTTGTGTTACTTGTTGAGCCTTGTCCTTCTTGGATGTAATGTTTGATGAGCTCAGTCTGTTCCTGGttctctctctttgtgtttaatttgtttttgtttatcctGTTAATAAAATTCACTGTTTGGATCCAGCTCTCCAGCATTTTTGAGGTCCCCCTACATTACAGATAATGAGTGAACTATTTTTTCTGCATTACAGCAATAAGAATTTGAGAGAGAAATAAGCAactgacatgaaaaaaaaatcctttaaaaaaaagtctttagaCACTAACTAGACActtttaatatttcagtttaGTGCATCAtcagaaaatcataaaaaaaaaaaaatagacactATATTTATGTTCTCTTTCAGGATATACTCAATACTTCACTGGAACATTTACGGGAGGAACTGAGAATATCTGTGAATCATGAACAGAATCTGTGTAAAACTGCTGAAGATATTAAGGTTTGAAATAAACGATGGGATTAATGCAATTCTGGAAGATGCTGATGTAGATCTAGTTTGGCCAATATTGTTGTGTCTTTAATTTCAGTTTCAAGCTCAACAAACAGAGATGCAGATTAAAGAGGAGTTTGAGGAACTTCACCAGTTTCTACGCAATGAAGAAGAGACCAGAATAACAGCACTGAGAGAGGAAGAAGAGCAGAAGAGTAAGAAGATAAAGCAGAAGATGGAGGAGACAACCAAACAGATTTCATCTCTCAGAAGCATAATCAGAGACATAGAGGAGCAGATGAAGGCTGAAGATGTTTCATTCCTGCAGGTGTCAATGAATCTTCATTATTCTCCAATTATATGAATGTTAATTTCAGAGATTTAAGTCAAAATCAGTTTTGCTGAataatttgcatttcttttttctttacagAACTTTAAGGCCACATTGCaaaggtttgtgtttgtgtcatgTCTGTTTCTCTCTGTCCTTCTGAACTCAAGTCATCATATTCTtaaaagaaaaggttctatatagaagcTTAAAGGGTTCCATCAGacgcttcatatatagaacctttcaGAAGTACCAATCATTTTAtggattcattcattcattcgttcaaatgttatgaattaaacagcatGTAAACTTTATCACTAAAATTTGCCTGGCACAATgcagtcgatgagttgaatcaactccacagcaactacataagtttatccactaaccattcagaaacgtctaaaagttgtaacttcttcctgagtctctccatcagtgtcgactctggtttgaacaatgtaagactCTTTTCTAACTCTTTTGGCATAAAGGGGTtcttaaaattgagtcaagaaccctcgAGTTCTATATCCTTTTTTTTGGTGAGCAGCATCTCTGACTCTTGAATGTTGTTTCAGAGCCCAGTATAGCCTTCCGGATCCAGATCTCAGTCCAAGTGAGACGATTACTTTCCCTAATCACCTGACCAACCTAAAGTTCAATGTCTTACAGAAGATGCAGGGCAATATTGATAAATGTAAGTATGACAGAATGCAACAATGATTTCAATGTTATTTGTCTTAATGGAtatgtgtatgagtgtgtatcTGTtctctttcttcagcttcagACTTCAGCATCAATCATTCTCATGTCCTATTTGATGATTCAGTGAAATATAATGAATACAAGCATTTTCAGAGTAGTAGAGGGAACAGTCCAAATATGTTTGGAGGCCAACGGTCCAAGGAAACAAAAACAGTACCTAATTTATTTTGGGGGGCAAGGCCCGTAAATGATTCACGGCaagtgaaagaaaatgaaacaaaaacagtaactaATTTATTTTGGGGGGCAAGGCCCGTAAATGATTCACAGCaagtgaaagaaaatgaaacaaaaacagtacCTAATTTATTTTGGGGGGCAAGGCCCGTAAATGATTCACGGCaagtgaaagaaaatgaaacaaaaacagtaactgattttttgggggggacaAGGCCCGCAAATGATTCACGGCaagtgaaagaaaatgaaacaaaaacagtaactgattttttggggggggcaAGGCCCGCAAATGATTCACAGCaagtgaaagaaaatgaaacaaaaacagtaactaATTTATTTTGGGGGGCAAGGCCCGTAAATAATTCACAGcaagtgaaagaaaataaaacaaaaacagtaactgATTTTTTTCTGGGGGCAAGGCCCGTAAATGATTCACAGCAAGtgaaagaaaatcaaacaaaaacagtaactgatttttttgggggggcaaGGCCCGTAAATGATTCACAGCACGtgaaagaaaatcaaacaaaaactgtaactgatttttttgggggggcaaGGCCCGTAAATGATTCACAGCAAGtgaaagaaaatcaaacaaaaacagtaactgatttttttgggggggcaaGGCCCGTAAATGATTCACAGCAAGtgaaagaaaatcaaacaaaaacagtaactgatttttttgggggggcaaGGCCCGTAAATGATTCACAGCaagtgaaagaaaatgaaacaaaaacagtaactaATTTATTTTGGGGGGCAAGGCCCGTAAATGCAACCGACAGCAACCGACAGCAAGtgaaagaaaatcaaacaaaaacagtaactaATTTATTTTGGGGGGCAAGGCCCGTAAATGATTCACAGCAAGTGAAAGgaaatcaaacaaaaacagtaactaATTTATTTTGGGGGGCAAGGCCTGTAAATGATTCACAGCaagttaaagaaaataaaacaaaaacagtaactgATTTATTTGGGGGGGCAAGGCCCGTAAATGATTCACAGCACGtgaaagaaaatcaaacaaaaactgtaactgatttttttgggggggcaaGGCCCGTAAATGATTCACAGCAAGtgaaagaaaatcaaacaaaaacagtaactgatttttttgggggggcaaGGCCCGTAAATGATTCACAGCAAGtgaaagaaaatcaaacaaaaacagtaactgatttttttgggggggcaaGGCCCGTAAATGATTCACAGCaagtgaaagaaaatgaaacaaaaacagtaactaATTTATTTTGGGGGGCAAGGCCCGTAAATGCAACCGACAGCAACCGACAGCAAGtgaaagaaaatcaaacaaaaacagtaactaATTTATTTTGGGGGGCAAGGCCCGTAAATGATTCACAGCAAGTGAAAGgaaatcaaacaaaaacagtaactaATTTATTTTGGGGGGCAAGGCCTGTAAATGATTCACAGCaagttaaagaaaataaaacaaaaacagtaactgATTTATTTGGGGGGGCAAGGCCCGCAAATAATTCACAGCAAGTGAAAGAAAATCAAACGAAAACAGTAACTAATTTATTTTGGGGGGCAAGGCCCGTAAATGATTCACAGCAAGtgaaagaaaatcaaacaaaaactgtaactgatttttttgggggggcaaGGCCCGTAAATGATTCACAGCAAGtgaaagaaaatcaaacaaaaacagtaactgatttttttgggggggcaaGGCCCGTAAATGATTCACAGCaagtgaaagaaa is a window encoding:
- the LOC127504080 gene encoding E3 ubiquitin-protein ligase TRIM17-like isoform X35, with the translated sequence MASQSFAEEDLSCPVCCDIYINPVLLPCSHSVCSACIQKVWENKTSKECPVCRSLSSNDRPPLNLALRNLCESFQQDRSQRSSSEDEMVCSFHKEKLLLFCLDDQQPVCLVCRDSRKHSNHRFCPVDEAAMDNKDILNTSLEHLREELRISVNHEQNLCKTAEDIKFQAQQTEMQIKEEFEELHQFLRNEEETRITALREEEEQKSKKIKQKMEETTKQISSLRSIIRDIEEQMKAEDVSFLQNFKATLQRAQYSLPDPDLSPSETITFPNHLTNLKFNVLQKMQGNIDKSSDFSINHSHVLFDDSVKYNEYKHFQSSRGNSPNMFGGQRSKETKTVPNLFWGARPVNDSRQVKENETKTVTNLFWGARPVNDSQQVKENETKTVPNLFWGARPVNDSRQVKENETKTVTDFLGGTRPANDSRQVKENETKTVTDFLGGARPVNDSQQVKENQTKTVTDFFGGARPVNDSQQVKENETRTVTNFWGERPVNYSQ
- the LOC127504080 gene encoding E3 ubiquitin-protein ligase TRIM17-like isoform X21 — encoded protein: MASQSFAEEDLSCPVCCDIYINPVLLPCSHSVCSACIQKVWENKTSKECPVCRSLSSNDRPPLNLALRNLCESFQQDRSQRSSSEDEMVCSFHKEKLLLFCLDDQQPVCLVCRDSRKHSNHRFCPVDEAAMDNKDILNTSLEHLREELRISVNHEQNLCKTAEDIKFQAQQTEMQIKEEFEELHQFLRNEEETRITALREEEEQKSKKIKQKMEETTKQISSLRSIIRDIEEQMKAEDVSFLQNFKATLQRAQYSLPDPDLSPSETITFPNHLTNLKFNVLQKMQGNIDKSSDFSINHSHVLFDDSVKYNEYKHFQSSRGNSPNMFGGQRSKETKTVPNLFWGARPVNDSRQVKENETKTVTNLFWGARPVNDSQQVKENETKTVPNLFWGARPVNDSRQVKENETKTVTDFLGGTRPANDSRQVKENETKTVTDFLGGARPVNDSQQVKENQTKTVTDFFGGARPVNDSQQVKENQTKTVTDFFGGARPVNDSQQVKENQTKTVTDFFGGARPVNDSQQVKENETKTVTNLFWGARPANNSQQVKENQTKTVTNLFWGARPVNDSQQVKENETRTVTNFWGERPVNYSQ
- the LOC127504080 gene encoding uncharacterized protein LOC127504080 isoform X9 yields the protein MASQSFAEEDLSCPVCCDIYINPVLLPCSHSVCSACIQKVWENKTSKECPVCRSLSSNDRPPLNLALRNLCESFQQDRSQRSSSEDEMVCSFHKEKLLLFCLDDQQPVCLVCRDSRKHSNHRFCPVDEAAMDNKDILNTSLEHLREELRISVNHEQNLCKTAEDIKFQAQQTEMQIKEEFEELHQFLRNEEETRITALREEEEQKSKKIKQKMEETTKQISSLRSIIRDIEEQMKAEDVSFLQNFKATLQRAQYSLPDPDLSPSETITFPNHLTNLKFNVLQKMQGNIDKSSDFSINHSHVLFDDSVKYNEYKHFQSSRGNSPNMFGGQRSKETKTVPNLFWGARPVNDSRQVKENETKTVTNLFWGARPVNDSQQVKENETKTVPNLFWGARPVNDSRQVKENETKTVTDFLGGTRPANDSRQVKENETKTVTDFLGGARPVNDSQQVKENQTKTVTDFFGGARPVNDSQQVKENQTKTVTDFFGGARPVNDSQQVKENETKTVTNLFWGARPVNATDSNRQQVKENQTKTVTNLFWGARPVNDSQQVKGNQTKTVTNLFWGARPVNDSQQVKENKTKTVTDLFGGARPVNDSQHVKENQTKTVTDFFGGARPVNDSQQVKENQTKTVTDFFGGARPVNDSQQVKENQTKTVTDFFGGARPVNDSQQVKENETKTVTNLFWGARPVNATDSNRQQVKENQTKTVTNLFWGARPVNDSQQVKGNQTKTVTNLFWGARPVNDSQQVKENKTKTVTDLFGGARPANNSQQVKENQTKTVTNLFWGARPVNDSQQVKENQTKTVTDFFGGARPVNDSQQVKENQTKTVTDFFGGARPVNDSQQVKENETRTVTNFWGERPVNYSQ
- the LOC127504080 gene encoding uncharacterized protein LOC127504080 isoform X15; this encodes MASQSFAEEDLSCPVCCDIYINPVLLPCSHSVCSACIQKVWENKTSKECPVCRSLSSNDRPPLNLALRNLCESFQQDRSQRSSSEDEMVCSFHKEKLLLFCLDDQQPVCLVCRDSRKHSNHRFCPVDEAAMDNKDILNTSLEHLREELRISVNHEQNLCKTAEDIKFQAQQTEMQIKEEFEELHQFLRNEEETRITALREEEEQKSKKIKQKMEETTKQISSLRSIIRDIEEQMKAEDVSFLQNFKATLQRAQYSLPDPDLSPSETITFPNHLTNLKFNVLQKMQGNIDKSSDFSINHSHVLFDDSVKYNEYKHFQSSRGNSPNMFGGQRSKETKTVPNLFWGARPVNDSRQVKENETKTVTNLFWGARPVNDSQQVKENETKTVPNLFWGARPVNDSRQVKENETKTVTDFLGGTRPANDSRQVKENETKTVTDFLGGARPVNDSQQVKENQTKTVTDFFGGARPVNDSQQVKENQTKTVTDFFGGARPVNDSQQVKENETKTVTNLFWGARPVNATDSNRQQVKENQTKTVTNLFWGARPVNDSQQVKGNQTKTVTNLFWGARPVNDSQQVKENKTKTVTDLFGGARPANNSQQVKENQTKTVTNLFWGARPVNDSQQVKENQTKTVTDFFGGARPVNDSQQVKENQTKTVTDFFGGARPVNDSQQVKENETKTVTNLFWGARPANNSQQVKENQTKTVTNLFWGARPVNDSQQVKENETRTVTNFWGERPVNYSQ
- the LOC127504080 gene encoding uncharacterized protein LOC127504080 isoform X1, which encodes MASQSFAEEDLSCPVCCDIYINPVLLPCSHSVCSACIQKVWENKTSKECPVCRSLSSNDRPPLNLALRNLCESFQQDRSQRSSSEDEMVCSFHKEKLLLFCLDDQQPVCLVCRDSRKHSNHRFCPVDEAAMDNKDILNTSLEHLREELRISVNHEQNLCKTAEDIKFQAQQTEMQIKEEFEELHQFLRNEEETRITALREEEEQKSKKIKQKMEETTKQISSLRSIIRDIEEQMKAEDVSFLQNFKATLQRAQYSLPDPDLSPSETITFPNHLTNLKFNVLQKMQGNIDKSSDFSINHSHVLFDDSVKYNEYKHFQSSRGNSPNMFGGQRSKETKTVPNLFWGARPVNDSRQVKENETKTVTNLFWGARPVNDSQQVKENETKTVPNLFWGARPVNDSRQVKENETKTVTDFLGGTRPANDSRQVKENETKTVTDFLGGARPVNDSQQVKENQTKTVTDFFGGARPVNDSQQVKENQTKTVTDFFGGARPVNDSQQVKENETKTVTNLFWGARPVNATDSNRQQVKENQTKTVTNLFWGARPVNDSQQVKGNQTKTVTNLFWGARPVNDSQQVKENKTKTVTDLFGGARPVNDSQHVKENQTKTVTDFFGGARPVNDSQQVKENQTKTVTDFFGGARPVNDSQQVKENQTKTVTDFFGGARPVNDSQQVKENETKTVTNLFWGARPVNATDSNRQQVKENQTKTVTNLFWGARPVNDSQQVKGNQTKTVTNLFWGARPVNDSQQVKENKTKTVTDLFGGARPANNSQQVKENQTKTVTNLFWGARPVNDSQQVKENQTKTVTDFFGGARPVNDSQQVKENQTKTVTDFFGGARPVNDSQQVKENETKTVTNLFWGARPANNSQQVKENQTKTVTNLFWGARPVNDSQQVKENETRTVTNFWGERPVNYSQ